In a single window of the Metopolophium dirhodum isolate CAU chromosome 2, ASM1992520v1, whole genome shotgun sequence genome:
- the LOC132938146 gene encoding fasciclin-1 isoform X4, which translates to MKSSTTTGFASAVLLVLLCGSTVAFSLNGNYKTIIDTLAWTGDLSEIYSIIERNQIANTTIHLRSVTVFAPHNEAFLKITKKDSDDEYLPCYHITNVPMKLEQLGKSVFSELDGNPPIWITKKSPEEIYVNQAKVVYNLANYEHNNTFGKPQVLHVIDQVLQPLRMKKNSPQNVYNPNAWEFMENAEYLDLDSYHTNTFLQRVQNLDKKSVFSNQGGHTFFIPVDEVANYPKVKPEKIDVKVIDAHIVPDNVLFLGPTNEEEQFKTLAFTDMLKVFASLSKAVEGDKTKYYVSSDTVVGDDVHPTGAVVAEIVKANIPVRNGVVHLISRPLMIVDNNVKQFIEQSYKDREDSVLHRFYEEIMNSGGDFLEKLTAMPNVTLFAPSNAAFNDQSIQSYLLNRTYIRSLLDLHIVNRRLSIDDIVAESIDKVQTEVPRKDLFFNVVTSGKNRTLTLEGGGVNATVVQANLAATNGIIHIIDHVLGIPSSTVDRKLATDPTLNETNYLGQVSSLNDQLGDVQKRFTYFVPRDFAWKRLAIDNPSAYKKLFMPEYSNIARQVLERHLIIADKVFTMDDLRKEANNNYNLSVHLPTVRDISMYIKIKDSVEGYSIEWRNEWIHVHRSDVRCTNGIIHVIDKVLIDESDIEVNGAIATKSITGLVLVLAQCLVFYYFN; encoded by the exons ATCTATAGTATAATCGAGAGGAATCAAATTGCCAACACGACGATACATCTAAGAAGTGTTACAGTGTTTGCTCCGCACAACGAAGCGTTTTTGAAGATAACTAAAAAAGATAGCGACGATGAATATTTACCGTGCTACCATATAA caAATGTACCAATGAAATTGGAACAATTGGGAAAGTCGGTATTTTCTGAACTAGATGGTAATCCGCCTATCTGGATTACAAAGAAAAGTCCAGAAGAGATTTACGTTAACCAGGCTAAAGTCGTCTATAATTTGGCTAATTATgaacacaataatacatttggAAAACCTCAA gtGTTGCACGTCATTGATCAAGTTCTACAACCTCTGCGAATGAAGAAAAATAGCCCTCAAAATGTCTACAACCCTAATGCATGGGAATTCATGGAAAATGCTGAATACCTGGATTTAGATAGTTACCACActaa TACTTTTTTGCAACGGGTACAAAATCTGGATAAGAAGAGCGTGTTCTCCAATCAAggtggacatacatttttcataccCGTGGACGAAGTGGCTAAT tatCCAAAAGTAAAACCTGAAAAAATCGATGTGAAAGTGATTGACGCCCACATTGTTCCGgataatgtattgtttttggGACCCACCAACGAAGAAgaacaatttaaaactttagCGTTCACTGACATGCTTAAAGTATTTGCGTCTTTATCTAAAGCTGTAGAAGGAGATAAAACTAAAT attacgTTAGCAGTGATACTGTTGTCGGTGATGATGTTCACCCTACTGGAGCTGTAGTAGCAGAAATTGTTAAAGCCAATATACCTGTCAGAAATGGTGTGGTCCATTTGATTAGTAGACCATTGATGATCGTGGATAACAATGTAAAACAATTCATTGAG CAGTCGTATAAG GACAGAGAAGACAGTGTCTTACACCGATTCTACGAGGAGATTATGAATTCCGGTGGCGATTTCTTGGAAAAACTCACCGCCATGCCAAATGTTACACTTTTCGCACCTTCCAATGCAGCATTCAACGACCAATCCATCCAGTCGTATTTGCTAAATCGCACATACATCAGGTCTTTACTTGACTTGCATATCGTCAACAGACGTCTCTCCATCGATGATATTGTTGCTGAATCCATCGATAAG GTCCAAACCGAAGTGCCCCGCAAGGATCTGTTCTTCAACGTGGTCACCAGTGGTAAGAACCGCACGTTGACCCTGGAGGGTGGCGGCGTTAACGCTACCGTGGTCCAGGCTAACTTAGCAGCTACAAACGGCATCATACACATCATTGACCACGTACTGGGCATTCCATCATCGACAGTCGACCGCAAACTGGCCACTGACCCCACGCTCAA tgAAACCAACTATCTCGGCCAAGTGTCCTCACTTAACGATCAACTAGGCGACGTCCAAAAGAGATTCACTTATTTTGTGCCCAGAGACTTTGCTTGGAAGAGGTTGGCAATCGATAACCCATCAGCATACAAAAAATTGTTCATGCCCGAATACTCGaatatt GCTCGTCAGGTTTTGGAACGCCATTTGATCATTGCGGATAAAGTATTTACAATGGACGATTTAAGGAAAGAagccaataataattacaatttgtcaGTCCATCTTCCTACTGTACGCGACATTTCCATGTATATCAAAATCAAAGACTCTGTTGAAG gtTACTCAATTGAATGGCGCAATGAATGGATACATGTCCACCGTTCTGATGTCCGTTGCACCAATGGTATCATACATGTAATTGATAAAGTTTTGATTGATGAAAGCGACATTGAAGTGAATGGTGCTATTGCTACCAAATCAATAACTGGATTGGTGTTGGTCTTGGCCCAATGCCTCGTGTTCTATTATTTCAACTAG
- the LOC132938146 gene encoding fasciclin-1 isoform X2, producing the protein MSSSQQPRRRFVIGLFLIAAVVQVLYRPAQCSSLIKYLSTEYNLSKIYSIIERNQIANTTIHLRSVTVFAPHNEAFLKITKKDSDDEYLPCYHITNVPMKLEQLGKSVFSELDGNPPIWITKKSPEEIYVNQAKVVYNLANYEHNNTFGKPQVLHVIDQVLQPLRMKKNSPQNVYNPNAWEFMENAEYLDLDSYHTNTFLQRVQNLDKKSVFSNQGGHTFFIPVDEVANYPKVKPEKIDVKVIDAHIVPDNVLFLGPTNEEEQFKTLAFTDMLKVFASLSKAVEGDKTKYYVSSDTVVGDDVHPTGAVVAEIVKANIPVRNGVVHLISRPLMIVDNNVKQFIEQSYKDREDSVLHRFYEEIMNSGGDFLEKLTAMPNVTLFAPSNAAFNDQSIQSYLLNRTYIRSLLDLHIVNRRLSIDDIVAESIDKRFQVQTEVPRKDLFFNVVTSGKNRTLTLEGGGVNATVVQANLAATNGIIHIIDHVLGIPSSTVDRKLATDPTLNETNYLGQVSSLNDQLGDVQKRFTYFVPRDFAWKRLAIDNPSAYKKLFMPEYSNIARQVLERHLIIADKVFTMDDLRKEANNNYNLSVHLPTVRDISMYIKIKDSVEGYSIEWRNEWIHVHRSDVRCTNGIIHVIDKVLIDESDIEVNGAIATKSITGLVLVLAQCLVFYYFN; encoded by the exons ATCTATAGTATAATCGAGAGGAATCAAATTGCCAACACGACGATACATCTAAGAAGTGTTACAGTGTTTGCTCCGCACAACGAAGCGTTTTTGAAGATAACTAAAAAAGATAGCGACGATGAATATTTACCGTGCTACCATATAA caAATGTACCAATGAAATTGGAACAATTGGGAAAGTCGGTATTTTCTGAACTAGATGGTAATCCGCCTATCTGGATTACAAAGAAAAGTCCAGAAGAGATTTACGTTAACCAGGCTAAAGTCGTCTATAATTTGGCTAATTATgaacacaataatacatttggAAAACCTCAA gtGTTGCACGTCATTGATCAAGTTCTACAACCTCTGCGAATGAAGAAAAATAGCCCTCAAAATGTCTACAACCCTAATGCATGGGAATTCATGGAAAATGCTGAATACCTGGATTTAGATAGTTACCACActaa TACTTTTTTGCAACGGGTACAAAATCTGGATAAGAAGAGCGTGTTCTCCAATCAAggtggacatacatttttcataccCGTGGACGAAGTGGCTAAT tatCCAAAAGTAAAACCTGAAAAAATCGATGTGAAAGTGATTGACGCCCACATTGTTCCGgataatgtattgtttttggGACCCACCAACGAAGAAgaacaatttaaaactttagCGTTCACTGACATGCTTAAAGTATTTGCGTCTTTATCTAAAGCTGTAGAAGGAGATAAAACTAAAT attacgTTAGCAGTGATACTGTTGTCGGTGATGATGTTCACCCTACTGGAGCTGTAGTAGCAGAAATTGTTAAAGCCAATATACCTGTCAGAAATGGTGTGGTCCATTTGATTAGTAGACCATTGATGATCGTGGATAACAATGTAAAACAATTCATTGAG CAGTCGTATAAG GACAGAGAAGACAGTGTCTTACACCGATTCTACGAGGAGATTATGAATTCCGGTGGCGATTTCTTGGAAAAACTCACCGCCATGCCAAATGTTACACTTTTCGCACCTTCCAATGCAGCATTCAACGACCAATCCATCCAGTCGTATTTGCTAAATCGCACATACATCAGGTCTTTACTTGACTTGCATATCGTCAACAGACGTCTCTCCATCGATGATATTGTTGCTGAATCCATCGATAAG CGCTTTCAGGTCCAAACCGAAGTGCCCCGCAAGGATCTGTTCTTCAACGTGGTCACCAGTGGTAAGAACCGCACGTTGACCCTGGAGGGTGGCGGCGTTAACGCTACCGTGGTCCAGGCTAACTTAGCAGCTACAAACGGCATCATACACATCATTGACCACGTACTGGGCATTCCATCATCGACAGTCGACCGCAAACTGGCCACTGACCCCACGCTCAA tgAAACCAACTATCTCGGCCAAGTGTCCTCACTTAACGATCAACTAGGCGACGTCCAAAAGAGATTCACTTATTTTGTGCCCAGAGACTTTGCTTGGAAGAGGTTGGCAATCGATAACCCATCAGCATACAAAAAATTGTTCATGCCCGAATACTCGaatatt GCTCGTCAGGTTTTGGAACGCCATTTGATCATTGCGGATAAAGTATTTACAATGGACGATTTAAGGAAAGAagccaataataattacaatttgtcaGTCCATCTTCCTACTGTACGCGACATTTCCATGTATATCAAAATCAAAGACTCTGTTGAAG gtTACTCAATTGAATGGCGCAATGAATGGATACATGTCCACCGTTCTGATGTCCGTTGCACCAATGGTATCATACATGTAATTGATAAAGTTTTGATTGATGAAAGCGACATTGAAGTGAATGGTGCTATTGCTACCAAATCAATAACTGGATTGGTGTTGGTCTTGGCCCAATGCCTCGTGTTCTATTATTTCAACTAG
- the LOC132938146 gene encoding fasciclin-1 isoform X1, with amino-acid sequence MKSSTTTGFASAVLLVLLCGSTVAFSLNGNYKTIIDTLAWTGDLSEIYSIIERNQIANTTIHLRSVTVFAPHNEAFLKITKKDSDDEYLPCYHITNVPMKLEQLGKSVFSELDGNPPIWITKKSPEEIYVNQAKVVYNLANYEHNNTFGKPQVLHVIDQVLQPLRMKKNSPQNVYNPNAWEFMENAEYLDLDSYHTNTFLQRVQNLDKKSVFSNQGGHTFFIPVDEVANYPKVKPEKIDVKVIDAHIVPDNVLFLGPTNEEEQFKTLAFTDMLKVFASLSKAVEGDKTKYYVSSDTVVGDDVHPTGAVVAEIVKANIPVRNGVVHLISRPLMIVDNNVKQFIEQSYKDREDSVLHRFYEEIMNSGGDFLEKLTAMPNVTLFAPSNAAFNDQSIQSYLLNRTYIRSLLDLHIVNRRLSIDDIVAESIDKRFQVQTEVPRKDLFFNVVTSGKNRTLTLEGGGVNATVVQANLAATNGIIHIIDHVLGIPSSTVDRKLATDPTLNETNYLGQVSSLNDQLGDVQKRFTYFVPRDFAWKRLAIDNPSAYKKLFMPEYSNIARQVLERHLIIADKVFTMDDLRKEANNNYNLSVHLPTVRDISMYIKIKDSVEGYSIEWRNEWIHVHRSDVRCTNGIIHVIDKVLIDESDIEVNGAIATKSITGLVLVLAQCLVFYYFN; translated from the exons ATCTATAGTATAATCGAGAGGAATCAAATTGCCAACACGACGATACATCTAAGAAGTGTTACAGTGTTTGCTCCGCACAACGAAGCGTTTTTGAAGATAACTAAAAAAGATAGCGACGATGAATATTTACCGTGCTACCATATAA caAATGTACCAATGAAATTGGAACAATTGGGAAAGTCGGTATTTTCTGAACTAGATGGTAATCCGCCTATCTGGATTACAAAGAAAAGTCCAGAAGAGATTTACGTTAACCAGGCTAAAGTCGTCTATAATTTGGCTAATTATgaacacaataatacatttggAAAACCTCAA gtGTTGCACGTCATTGATCAAGTTCTACAACCTCTGCGAATGAAGAAAAATAGCCCTCAAAATGTCTACAACCCTAATGCATGGGAATTCATGGAAAATGCTGAATACCTGGATTTAGATAGTTACCACActaa TACTTTTTTGCAACGGGTACAAAATCTGGATAAGAAGAGCGTGTTCTCCAATCAAggtggacatacatttttcataccCGTGGACGAAGTGGCTAAT tatCCAAAAGTAAAACCTGAAAAAATCGATGTGAAAGTGATTGACGCCCACATTGTTCCGgataatgtattgtttttggGACCCACCAACGAAGAAgaacaatttaaaactttagCGTTCACTGACATGCTTAAAGTATTTGCGTCTTTATCTAAAGCTGTAGAAGGAGATAAAACTAAAT attacgTTAGCAGTGATACTGTTGTCGGTGATGATGTTCACCCTACTGGAGCTGTAGTAGCAGAAATTGTTAAAGCCAATATACCTGTCAGAAATGGTGTGGTCCATTTGATTAGTAGACCATTGATGATCGTGGATAACAATGTAAAACAATTCATTGAG CAGTCGTATAAG GACAGAGAAGACAGTGTCTTACACCGATTCTACGAGGAGATTATGAATTCCGGTGGCGATTTCTTGGAAAAACTCACCGCCATGCCAAATGTTACACTTTTCGCACCTTCCAATGCAGCATTCAACGACCAATCCATCCAGTCGTATTTGCTAAATCGCACATACATCAGGTCTTTACTTGACTTGCATATCGTCAACAGACGTCTCTCCATCGATGATATTGTTGCTGAATCCATCGATAAG CGCTTTCAGGTCCAAACCGAAGTGCCCCGCAAGGATCTGTTCTTCAACGTGGTCACCAGTGGTAAGAACCGCACGTTGACCCTGGAGGGTGGCGGCGTTAACGCTACCGTGGTCCAGGCTAACTTAGCAGCTACAAACGGCATCATACACATCATTGACCACGTACTGGGCATTCCATCATCGACAGTCGACCGCAAACTGGCCACTGACCCCACGCTCAA tgAAACCAACTATCTCGGCCAAGTGTCCTCACTTAACGATCAACTAGGCGACGTCCAAAAGAGATTCACTTATTTTGTGCCCAGAGACTTTGCTTGGAAGAGGTTGGCAATCGATAACCCATCAGCATACAAAAAATTGTTCATGCCCGAATACTCGaatatt GCTCGTCAGGTTTTGGAACGCCATTTGATCATTGCGGATAAAGTATTTACAATGGACGATTTAAGGAAAGAagccaataataattacaatttgtcaGTCCATCTTCCTACTGTACGCGACATTTCCATGTATATCAAAATCAAAGACTCTGTTGAAG gtTACTCAATTGAATGGCGCAATGAATGGATACATGTCCACCGTTCTGATGTCCGTTGCACCAATGGTATCATACATGTAATTGATAAAGTTTTGATTGATGAAAGCGACATTGAAGTGAATGGTGCTATTGCTACCAAATCAATAACTGGATTGGTGTTGGTCTTGGCCCAATGCCTCGTGTTCTATTATTTCAACTAG
- the LOC132938146 gene encoding fasciclin-1 isoform X3, whose translation MKSSTTTGFASAVLLVLLCGSTVAFSLNGNYKTIIDTLAWTGDLSEIYSIIERNQIANTTIHLRSVTVFAPHNEAFLKITKKDSDDEYLPCYHITNVPMKLEQLGKSVFSELDGNPPIWITKKSPEEIYVNQAKVVYNLANYEHNNTFGKPQVLHVIDQVLQPLRMKKNSPQNVYNPNAWEFMENAEYLDLDSYHTNTFLQRVQNLDKKSVFSNQGGHTFFIPVDEVANYPKVKPEKIDVKVIDAHIVPDNVLFLGPTNEEEQFKTLAFTDMLKVFASLSKAVEGDKTKYYVSSDTVVGDDVHPTGAVVAEIVKANIPVRNGVVHLISRPLMIVDNNVKQFIESYKDREDSVLHRFYEEIMNSGGDFLEKLTAMPNVTLFAPSNAAFNDQSIQSYLLNRTYIRSLLDLHIVNRRLSIDDIVAESIDKRFQVQTEVPRKDLFFNVVTSGKNRTLTLEGGGVNATVVQANLAATNGIIHIIDHVLGIPSSTVDRKLATDPTLNETNYLGQVSSLNDQLGDVQKRFTYFVPRDFAWKRLAIDNPSAYKKLFMPEYSNIARQVLERHLIIADKVFTMDDLRKEANNNYNLSVHLPTVRDISMYIKIKDSVEGYSIEWRNEWIHVHRSDVRCTNGIIHVIDKVLIDESDIEVNGAIATKSITGLVLVLAQCLVFYYFN comes from the exons ATCTATAGTATAATCGAGAGGAATCAAATTGCCAACACGACGATACATCTAAGAAGTGTTACAGTGTTTGCTCCGCACAACGAAGCGTTTTTGAAGATAACTAAAAAAGATAGCGACGATGAATATTTACCGTGCTACCATATAA caAATGTACCAATGAAATTGGAACAATTGGGAAAGTCGGTATTTTCTGAACTAGATGGTAATCCGCCTATCTGGATTACAAAGAAAAGTCCAGAAGAGATTTACGTTAACCAGGCTAAAGTCGTCTATAATTTGGCTAATTATgaacacaataatacatttggAAAACCTCAA gtGTTGCACGTCATTGATCAAGTTCTACAACCTCTGCGAATGAAGAAAAATAGCCCTCAAAATGTCTACAACCCTAATGCATGGGAATTCATGGAAAATGCTGAATACCTGGATTTAGATAGTTACCACActaa TACTTTTTTGCAACGGGTACAAAATCTGGATAAGAAGAGCGTGTTCTCCAATCAAggtggacatacatttttcataccCGTGGACGAAGTGGCTAAT tatCCAAAAGTAAAACCTGAAAAAATCGATGTGAAAGTGATTGACGCCCACATTGTTCCGgataatgtattgtttttggGACCCACCAACGAAGAAgaacaatttaaaactttagCGTTCACTGACATGCTTAAAGTATTTGCGTCTTTATCTAAAGCTGTAGAAGGAGATAAAACTAAAT attacgTTAGCAGTGATACTGTTGTCGGTGATGATGTTCACCCTACTGGAGCTGTAGTAGCAGAAATTGTTAAAGCCAATATACCTGTCAGAAATGGTGTGGTCCATTTGATTAGTAGACCATTGATGATCGTGGATAACAATGTAAAACAATTCATTGAG TCGTATAAG GACAGAGAAGACAGTGTCTTACACCGATTCTACGAGGAGATTATGAATTCCGGTGGCGATTTCTTGGAAAAACTCACCGCCATGCCAAATGTTACACTTTTCGCACCTTCCAATGCAGCATTCAACGACCAATCCATCCAGTCGTATTTGCTAAATCGCACATACATCAGGTCTTTACTTGACTTGCATATCGTCAACAGACGTCTCTCCATCGATGATATTGTTGCTGAATCCATCGATAAG CGCTTTCAGGTCCAAACCGAAGTGCCCCGCAAGGATCTGTTCTTCAACGTGGTCACCAGTGGTAAGAACCGCACGTTGACCCTGGAGGGTGGCGGCGTTAACGCTACCGTGGTCCAGGCTAACTTAGCAGCTACAAACGGCATCATACACATCATTGACCACGTACTGGGCATTCCATCATCGACAGTCGACCGCAAACTGGCCACTGACCCCACGCTCAA tgAAACCAACTATCTCGGCCAAGTGTCCTCACTTAACGATCAACTAGGCGACGTCCAAAAGAGATTCACTTATTTTGTGCCCAGAGACTTTGCTTGGAAGAGGTTGGCAATCGATAACCCATCAGCATACAAAAAATTGTTCATGCCCGAATACTCGaatatt GCTCGTCAGGTTTTGGAACGCCATTTGATCATTGCGGATAAAGTATTTACAATGGACGATTTAAGGAAAGAagccaataataattacaatttgtcaGTCCATCTTCCTACTGTACGCGACATTTCCATGTATATCAAAATCAAAGACTCTGTTGAAG gtTACTCAATTGAATGGCGCAATGAATGGATACATGTCCACCGTTCTGATGTCCGTTGCACCAATGGTATCATACATGTAATTGATAAAGTTTTGATTGATGAAAGCGACATTGAAGTGAATGGTGCTATTGCTACCAAATCAATAACTGGATTGGTGTTGGTCTTGGCCCAATGCCTCGTGTTCTATTATTTCAACTAG